The proteins below are encoded in one region of Flavobacterium nackdongense:
- a CDS encoding glycosyltransferase family 2 protein, with product MNFELTIIIPVYNEEGNLERVHDEMNIFLKIAKKKTKILFVNDGSKDNSQSLIEKISTNNEEFTYISFEKNCGLSAAVKAGFDYADTPWVGYIDADLQTAPEDFNILIDLTPEYDLVTGVRSNRKDSFIKNMSSTIANGIRRAFTDDGMDDTGCPLKIIRTDMAKKIPMFNGLHRFLPAMILLQNGKIKQTPVRHFPRVAGESKFNLWNRLLGPLQDCFAYLWMKKKYINYRVAKQG from the coding sequence CGAAGAAGGCAATCTTGAACGTGTACACGATGAAATGAATATTTTTCTAAAGATTGCCAAGAAAAAAACCAAAATTTTATTTGTAAACGATGGGTCGAAAGACAACAGCCAATCTTTGATTGAAAAAATCAGTACAAACAACGAAGAATTTACCTATATATCCTTCGAAAAAAACTGTGGATTAAGTGCTGCCGTCAAAGCAGGATTTGATTATGCCGATACCCCTTGGGTGGGCTACATCGATGCCGATTTGCAAACTGCTCCCGAAGATTTCAATATTTTAATCGATTTAACTCCCGAATATGACTTGGTCACTGGAGTACGTTCGAACAGAAAAGATTCGTTTATAAAAAATATGTCCTCGACTATTGCCAATGGTATTCGTAGAGCTTTTACCGATGACGGAATGGACGATACAGGTTGTCCATTGAAAATCATTCGTACCGATATGGCGAAGAAAATCCCTATGTTCAATGGTCTACACCGATTCTTACCTGCGATGATTTTATTGCAAAATGGTAAAATAAAGCAAACTCCAGTAAGACATTTTCCTAGGGTCGCCGGAGAATCAAAATTCAATCTTTGGAATAGACTTTTGGGACCATTACAAGATTGCTTTGCCTATTTGTGGATGAAGAAAAAGTACATTAATTATCGTGTAGCAAAACAGGGATAA
- a CDS encoding ArnT family glycosyltransferase, with product MSKLIHNHKFWLLVISCLVLIPHLSVIEVNIMEARNFITAREMVGNNNWILTTINDLPRYEKPPLPTWLTAVSGMIFGFGNVFGLRLPVVFITLLLVFSTYKLSEKLGLPKQQNFHNGLILITSFYIYFAGRDNQWDMYTHSFMMVCIVFLWKFLNDKKHSFLNACLAGLFFGFSFLSKGPISVYALLLPFLIAYGIIFKFDLRGKKFYVFLLLIIGFCIGLSWPLYVRYVDPETVARVTKLESSRWGSYNIRPFYYYWSFFTQSGIWTVPALIALFYPYLKTRVSNLKAYQFTLIWTLASLMLLSIIPEKKSRYLLPVLIPMALNTGFYIEYLIRNFKNINLKIEKSVLYFAFGLIILICLIIPIGLFIKIKNEFAGFELWLIGLTISLFSLGFIAFQNLRKKDFLNVFYAVIGVQVAVIIFGIPLTNAVLINPDYHSAKELKEKEKELGIKSYEMSSFTPEIVWDYGHSIPVVLNEKTNMINLPKERKFGILASKKDSILSKKKLENYNLKKISTVDLNRVPKESKKHNDRLFRIYYLATKK from the coding sequence ATGTCAAAATTAATCCATAATCACAAATTCTGGCTTTTAGTGATTTCTTGCTTGGTGCTTATACCGCATTTAAGTGTAATTGAAGTGAACATTATGGAAGCCCGAAACTTTATTACTGCGCGAGAAATGGTAGGTAATAACAACTGGATATTGACCACTATCAATGATTTGCCGCGTTACGAAAAACCACCTTTACCAACTTGGCTGACTGCCGTTTCAGGAATGATTTTTGGCTTCGGGAATGTTTTTGGATTGCGATTACCTGTGGTTTTTATCACACTACTATTGGTTTTCAGTACGTATAAATTATCCGAAAAATTAGGGTTACCCAAACAACAGAATTTTCACAACGGACTCATTTTAATTACTTCTTTTTATATCTATTTTGCAGGGAGAGACAATCAATGGGATATGTACACACATAGTTTTATGATGGTTTGCATTGTCTTTTTGTGGAAATTTCTAAACGACAAAAAGCATTCATTTCTCAATGCTTGTTTGGCTGGGCTATTTTTTGGATTTTCCTTTTTAAGTAAAGGCCCAATTTCAGTATATGCCTTATTATTACCGTTTTTGATCGCGTATGGAATCATTTTTAAATTTGACTTAAGAGGCAAGAAATTTTATGTTTTCTTACTTTTAATCATCGGATTTTGCATCGGACTTTCTTGGCCTTTATATGTTCGCTATGTCGATCCGGAAACAGTTGCTAGAGTCACCAAACTGGAAAGCAGCCGATGGGGAAGTTATAATATTCGCCCGTTTTACTACTACTGGAGCTTTTTTACCCAAAGCGGAATTTGGACAGTTCCCGCATTGATTGCGCTCTTTTATCCCTATTTAAAAACTAGAGTCAGCAATTTGAAAGCCTATCAATTCACATTAATTTGGACACTAGCTTCATTAATGCTACTTTCAATAATTCCTGAAAAAAAATCAAGATACCTTTTGCCTGTTCTTATTCCGATGGCATTAAATACTGGTTTTTATATTGAGTATTTGATTCGTAATTTCAAAAACATCAATCTAAAAATAGAAAAAAGTGTACTCTATTTTGCCTTCGGATTAATTATACTTATTTGCTTGATCATTCCAATTGGATTATTTATTAAAATAAAAAACGAGTTCGCAGGATTTGAATTATGGCTAATTGGATTAACTATTTCACTGTTTAGTTTAGGTTTTATTGCCTTCCAAAATCTTAGAAAAAAAGACTTTTTGAATGTGTTTTATGCCGTTATTGGTGTACAAGTTGCCGTAATTATTTTTGGAATACCATTAACCAATGCCGTATTAATAAATCCAGATTATCACAGCGCAAAAGAATTGAAAGAAAAGGAAAAAGAATTGGGAATCAAGTCCTATGAAATGAGTTCTTTTACCCCAGAAATTGTATGGGATTACGGGCATAGCATTCCTGTTGTTCTAAATGAAAAAACCAATATGATAAATTTACCTAAAGAAAGAAAATTTGGCATATTGGCTTCTAAAAAAGATAGTATTTTATCTAAAAAGAAATTGGAAAACTACAACTTAAAAAAAATATCAACGGTAGATTTGAATCGTGTTCCTAAGGAATCTAAGAAACACAACGACCGATTGTTTAGAATTTATTATTTAGCTACAAAAAAATAA
- a CDS encoding DUF6929 family protein yields MQNIKLEHFLKIKGIGSASGLIYLNNSLFVISDNSSFLYEYQIAENQLSKIKLVENAEENIPKKDKIDFESIALKGNELHLLGSGSTAKREKRIVYQLENKSIIETDLSALYQNLRQTCSISDDELNIEGAIFCKENWLLFQRGNGLHSKNGIFTLNSLENESTAVFTKVSLPKIKQIETSFTDAILVDDKIYFLATAENTTSTYDDGEIFGTIIGRMNSKTLEIEFTQKISDRHKFEGLTLFYKSESQIQLLICEDNDTDLLETEIFKLVIKN; encoded by the coding sequence ATGCAAAATATCAAACTCGAACACTTCCTGAAAATTAAGGGTATTGGCTCAGCATCAGGGCTTATTTATCTGAACAATTCCTTGTTTGTCATATCCGACAACAGTTCCTTTTTATACGAATATCAAATTGCTGAAAACCAACTTTCGAAAATAAAGCTAGTAGAAAACGCCGAAGAAAATATCCCAAAAAAAGACAAAATCGATTTTGAATCGATTGCATTGAAAGGAAATGAGCTCCATCTTTTGGGTTCGGGTTCCACCGCTAAAAGAGAAAAAAGAATAGTTTACCAGCTCGAAAACAAGTCAATAATCGAAACCGATTTGTCTGCTTTATACCAAAACCTAAGACAGACTTGCTCCATTTCGGATGATGAACTAAATATCGAGGGTGCTATTTTCTGCAAGGAAAATTGGCTATTATTTCAAAGAGGAAACGGTCTTCATTCGAAAAACGGCATTTTTACTCTTAATTCTTTAGAAAATGAGTCGACTGCGGTGTTTACGAAAGTGTCATTACCCAAAATCAAGCAGATCGAAACCTCGTTTACCGATGCAATTTTAGTAGATGACAAAATTTATTTTTTGGCCACAGCCGAAAATACTACTTCTACTTATGATGACGGCGAAATTTTTGGAACTATTATAGGAAGAATGAATAGTAAAACATTGGAAATTGAATTCACCCAAAAAATCTCAGATAGACACAAATTTGAAGGATTGACACTTTTTTACAAATCTGAAAGCCAAATCCAATTGCTGATTTGCGAAGACAATGACACCGACCTTTTGGAAACTGAAATTTTTAAACTTGTTATAAAAAACTAA
- a CDS encoding prohibitin family protein, whose translation MILLIIIGVILLIVSFALKSNAGNPFFKFSGPLRIAGLLVIVLGVFSSMFKQIDAGKVGVKSLYGSVQSDVLESGLHLINPLLEVTDFDIQTQNYTMSAIHNEGAQEGDDAIRVLSNDGLEVIIDLTVLYKITPTDAPKIFKQIGVNYTDKIVRPVTRTRIRDNAVYYDAVALYSTKRNEFQQRIFKSIEEDFKSRGLILEQLLIRNINLPASVKATIESKINAEQEAQKMTFVLQKEKQEAERKRVEAQGIADYQRIISLGLTDKQLQYEQIKAQKEIATSPNTKIIFMGKGSAPVILSDK comes from the coding sequence ATGATACTATTAATTATTATTGGGGTTATTTTACTGATTGTGAGTTTTGCTTTAAAAAGCAATGCTGGTAATCCATTTTTTAAATTTTCAGGACCACTTAGGATTGCTGGACTTCTAGTTATTGTATTGGGTGTTTTCTCGTCGATGTTCAAACAAATTGATGCTGGAAAAGTTGGGGTAAAGTCGCTGTACGGAAGTGTACAGTCGGATGTTTTGGAAAGTGGTTTGCATTTAATAAATCCACTTCTTGAGGTGACTGATTTTGATATTCAAACCCAAAATTACACCATGTCGGCCATTCATAACGAAGGCGCTCAGGAAGGCGATGACGCGATTCGAGTTTTGTCCAATGATGGACTCGAAGTGATTATCGATTTGACAGTTTTGTACAAAATTACTCCTACTGATGCACCTAAAATTTTCAAGCAAATTGGGGTAAATTATACCGATAAAATTGTGCGTCCAGTCACTAGAACCCGCATTCGCGACAACGCGGTTTATTATGATGCTGTGGCCTTGTATTCGACCAAAAGAAACGAATTTCAGCAACGAATTTTCAAAAGTATTGAAGAAGATTTTAAATCCAGAGGTTTAATTTTAGAACAATTATTAATTCGGAATATTAATCTTCCGGCATCGGTCAAAGCGACTATTGAAAGCAAGATCAATGCCGAGCAAGAAGCGCAAAAAATGACTTTTGTACTTCAAAAAGAAAAACAAGAAGCCGAAAGAAAAAGAGTCGAAGCGCAAGGTATCGCCGATTATCAAAGAATTATTTCGTTGGGATTGACCGACAAACAATTGCAATACGAACAAATAAAAGCACAGAAAGAAATCGCTACTTCACCCAACACGAAAATCATTTTTATGGGAAAAGGAAGTGCGCCAGTAATTTTGTCTGATAAATAA
- a CDS encoding MATE family efflux transporter, whose amino-acid sequence MNLSQYTKEFSYNLQLAYPVILGMLGHTLIGIVDNFMVGNLGSTELAAVSLGNSFIFIGMSLGIGFSTAITPFIAEADAEKNDEKIRTTFHHGLLLCTILGLAIFLLIVLAKPIMGLMNQPEAVVRLASPYIDWVAFSLIPVVIFQGYKQFADGLSQTKYSMYAIYLANVVHVFFNYVLIYGVWGFPKLGIIGAALGTVISRIMMVVFMHYIMKHNVTFKRYFKNFTFEEIKKSILKKIINLGFPSAMQMLFEVALFTAAIWLSGSLGKNSQAANQIALTLASSTFMVAIGFSVTAMIRVSNYRGLKDYKELIVVAKSIFLITIMVELFFGTLFVISHNFLPHLFLNMTDSTQQLDNTEIILIASKLLLVAAVFQISDGMQVVVLGALRGLQDVKIPMYITFVAYWIVGFPISYFLGKHTELGATGIWIGLLAGLTSAALFLYIRFTRLTKKLVLENDNF is encoded by the coding sequence GTGAATTTATCCCAATATACAAAAGAGTTTTCTTATAATCTGCAATTGGCTTATCCTGTTATTTTGGGAATGCTGGGTCATACTTTGATAGGCATAGTCGATAATTTTATGGTAGGAAATTTGGGTTCAACGGAGTTAGCTGCGGTTTCTTTGGGTAATAGTTTTATCTTTATCGGTATGTCTTTGGGAATTGGATTTTCAACGGCGATTACGCCATTTATTGCCGAAGCCGATGCTGAAAAAAATGATGAAAAAATCCGTACTACTTTTCATCACGGACTATTATTGTGTACCATATTGGGCCTTGCTATTTTTCTATTAATTGTTTTGGCTAAACCTATAATGGGTTTGATGAACCAACCTGAGGCTGTAGTCCGATTGGCTTCGCCTTATATCGATTGGGTTGCATTCTCGCTGATTCCTGTGGTAATTTTTCAGGGATACAAGCAATTTGCCGATGGATTGTCGCAGACCAAATATTCGATGTACGCCATTTATTTGGCCAATGTCGTTCACGTTTTCTTCAATTATGTGTTGATTTATGGTGTTTGGGGTTTTCCTAAATTGGGCATTATTGGAGCTGCATTGGGAACAGTTATTTCGAGGATAATGATGGTGGTTTTTATGCATTATATAATGAAACATAACGTTACCTTTAAGCGATATTTCAAAAATTTTACTTTCGAAGAAATCAAAAAATCCATTTTGAAAAAAATTATCAATCTGGGTTTTCCTTCCGCAATGCAGATGTTGTTTGAAGTAGCTTTATTCACCGCAGCAATTTGGCTTTCGGGTTCCTTGGGTAAGAATAGCCAAGCCGCAAATCAAATTGCCTTGACGCTGGCTTCTTCCACATTTATGGTAGCTATTGGGTTCAGCGTAACAGCGATGATTCGAGTGAGTAATTACAGAGGGTTAAAGGACTACAAAGAATTGATTGTTGTGGCAAAATCCATATTTTTAATCACCATTATGGTCGAGCTTTTCTTCGGAACTCTTTTTGTGATTTCTCATAATTTTTTACCTCATTTATTTTTGAATATGACCGATAGTACTCAACAGTTGGACAATACAGAAATAATACTGATAGCATCTAAATTGCTTTTGGTGGCAGCTGTTTTTCAAATATCAGATGGAATGCAAGTGGTAGTTTTGGGTGCTTTGCGTGGATTACAAGACGTGAAAATCCCAATGTACATCACTTTTGTGGCATATTGGATTGTAGGATTTCCTATTTCGTATTTTCTTGGAAAACACACTGAATTAGGTGCCACTGGGATTTGGATCGGACTTTTGGCAGGCTTAACATCGGCCGCTTTATTTTTGTATATTCGGTTTACAAGATTGACTAAAAAGTTGGTTTTGGAAAATGATAACTTTTAA
- the mtaB gene encoding tRNA (N(6)-L-threonylcarbamoyladenosine(37)-C(2))-methylthiotransferase MtaB codes for MENRKKVAFYTLGCKLNFSETSTIARSFQDEGFDRVDFEEVADMYVINTCSVTENADKQFKQVVRKAMKLNDKAFVAAIGCYAQLKPEELANVDGVDLVLGATEKFKITDYINDLSKNDFGEVHSCEIEEADFYVGSYSIGDRTRAFLKVQDGCDYKCTYCTIPLARGISRSDELQNVLKNAKEISEQGIKEIVLTGVNIGDYGKGEFGNKKHEHTFLELVQSLDQVEGIERLRISSIEPNLLKNETIEFVAKSRTFVPHFHIPLQSGSNEILKLMKRRYLREVYTERVDKIREVMPDACIGVDVIVGFPGETDEHFLETYHFLNDLDISYLHVFTYSERDNTEAAEMEGIVPANVRAKRSKMLRGLSVKKRRAFYESQIGTNRTVLFEADNKEGYIHGFTENYVRVKTPWNPALANTLQEINLTKIDEDGSVRIEFAP; via the coding sequence ATGGAAAATAGAAAAAAAGTAGCGTTCTACACGCTAGGTTGTAAGTTGAATTTTTCGGAAACTTCAACTATTGCTAGGAGTTTTCAAGACGAGGGTTTTGACCGCGTCGATTTTGAAGAAGTGGCTGATATGTATGTGATCAACACGTGTTCAGTTACTGAGAACGCCGACAAACAATTCAAACAAGTTGTGCGAAAAGCGATGAAACTCAATGACAAAGCTTTTGTTGCCGCCATCGGTTGTTATGCCCAACTCAAACCTGAAGAATTAGCCAATGTCGATGGAGTCGACTTGGTTTTGGGAGCCACCGAAAAGTTTAAAATCACCGATTACATCAACGATTTATCCAAAAATGATTTTGGCGAAGTGCATTCTTGTGAGATTGAGGAGGCCGATTTCTATGTAGGCAGTTATTCTATTGGCGACAGAACTCGTGCTTTCTTGAAAGTGCAAGACGGTTGCGATTATAAATGTACCTATTGCACGATTCCATTGGCGAGAGGGATTTCTCGAAGTGATGAACTGCAAAATGTACTTAAAAATGCTAAAGAAATCTCTGAACAAGGAATTAAAGAGATTGTCTTGACCGGTGTAAACATTGGCGATTATGGAAAAGGGGAATTTGGCAATAAAAAGCACGAACACACTTTCTTAGAACTGGTTCAATCGTTGGACCAAGTCGAAGGAATCGAAAGATTGCGAATTTCGTCTATAGAACCCAATTTACTGAAAAACGAAACCATTGAATTCGTTGCTAAAAGTCGCACTTTTGTGCCGCATTTTCATATTCCTTTGCAATCAGGAAGCAATGAAATCTTGAAGTTGATGAAACGCCGTTATCTTCGAGAAGTGTACACCGAACGAGTTGATAAAATTCGGGAAGTGATGCCCGATGCTTGCATTGGTGTGGACGTAATTGTTGGTTTTCCCGGAGAAACCGATGAGCATTTTCTAGAAACTTATCATTTTTTGAATGATTTAGATATTTCATATTTGCACGTTTTTACGTATTCAGAACGTGACAATACCGAAGCTGCCGAAATGGAAGGCATTGTTCCTGCCAATGTACGGGCGAAACGGAGCAAAATGTTGCGTGGATTATCTGTAAAAAAACGTCGCGCTTTTTACGAAAGTCAAATTGGAACTAATAGGACTGTGCTTTTTGAAGCGGACAATAAAGAAGGATACATTCACGGTTTTACCGAAAACTACGTTCGAGTGAAAACTCCTTGGAATCCGGCATTGGCAAACACTTTGCAAGAAATCAATTTGACAAAAATTGATGAGGATGGAAGTGTACGAATTGAATTCGCCCCCTAA
- a CDS encoding lipid-A-disaccharide synthase N-terminal domain-containing protein: MNQYLLYSIGFLAQILFSSRMILQWIISEKNKKVLTPVLFWEISLFASFLLFVYGYLRHDFSIMLGQSLTYYIYIRNIQLQNDWTKIPKVLRWFILIFPAFIVWYGYNNNIIDVDHLFKNEHIPQWLLFLGIFGQILFTLRFIYQWIYSEKCKSSVLPMGFWIISLGGSALIFNYAIIRKDPVLLVGHAMGLIIYSRNIIILKNDVKINP; the protein is encoded by the coding sequence ATGAACCAATACTTACTATATTCTATAGGATTTCTTGCTCAAATATTGTTTTCGAGCCGAATGATTTTGCAATGGATAATATCCGAAAAAAACAAAAAAGTTTTGACTCCAGTTTTGTTTTGGGAAATCAGTTTGTTTGCCTCCTTTTTGCTCTTTGTTTATGGTTATTTAAGGCACGATTTTTCGATAATGCTGGGGCAATCACTAACATATTACATCTATATCAGAAACATTCAACTACAAAACGATTGGACTAAAATTCCAAAAGTATTGCGCTGGTTTATATTAATTTTCCCTGCATTTATAGTTTGGTACGGTTACAATAATAACATCATCGATGTAGATCATTTATTCAAGAACGAACACATTCCGCAATGGCTTCTGTTTTTAGGTATTTTTGGTCAAATTCTTTTTACACTTCGTTTTATTTATCAATGGATTTATTCCGAAAAATGCAAAAGTTCGGTTTTGCCGATGGGTTTTTGGATTATCAGTTTGGGTGGTTCGGCACTCATTTTCAATTATGCGATAATTAGAAAAGATCCTGTTTTATTGGTAGGTCATGCAATGGGTTTAATCATTTATTCTAGAAATATCATAATTTTAAAAAACGATGTCAAAATTAATCCATAA